The nucleotide sequence TTAACGCGCTGTCAATGTTCAATGTTAGAAACAGTTACTCTTTTTCTTGTACGACCCGAGATAAACGCGACTCGCACGCGCGACCAGTCGATTCGACCGATTAATAGCTGCGTTCGTAAACGTTATCGAGACCGTTAACGGTGCATTTAGACATTCGCAGTTCGTTCGTTCGATTAGAAATCGCGATTCGGATCAGGAATCGCATTCGAGCAAAGCAGACGCTCGGCCATGTGGCGTACGAACGTCTCAAGTTGTCCAAGAACGTAACAAGCGTtcggtaattttttaattatcctCAATTATCCTACGGgtagacaaaaatattttaaacatcgCACCAACGTCTTACGTAACGATCATACGTGTGTAAAATCGACGAGAAAACAGTAATTTCCTCGTTAATAAGCAAGAGAATATACTTATTTCTAAGAAGACATTACCATACACGTACGTATATTAAATACACATTGTTTTCTTAATAAAATCCTTTACCTTTTATTATAGTAGGTAAGTCACTAACTAGAATATACTGTTTTCATAAAATTGTACAATGATCTAGAAATTCGACATTAGAAGATCATAATTTGATATTTGAGCTATGCCACTTTCATAATCTCAAGCACatacattttttttagaactatgTCACAGTAAACTTCGTTATAAAATATATGATTTCGTACTTGTACATACATATATCCACACTGACGAACTTCGTGCCAAAACCATTCGGACAATACCCCAAATACCCACTTTAGGACACTTGTATAAAGTAATATAACTGTCACAAACTTttcttatcctcttaaatatataaatatgtgcGACACGACTGTCTACACCGTCATTATTTAAATCGTACAAGCACAAATTATCCAAACTACTTGTCCCGGTATTTTATTGCCTCGCGTGCGATTATTATCTTGAATATGAAATAACATAATTACGTTCCTAGAACGAAACAACCTTAAGATAACGCGTTGGCTGAAATACAGGCTGGACAGTGACCAGGCGACAGCCCGAATCGACGAGACGATGAAAATTCAAAGCTGGCTGGAAGAAAACTCGAGAACCGACGAGACGAGGGTTAAGGAATCACCCTCGCATTCCGAACCGATGGGAGAGCGTCGAAGAAAAATAAAGAGAATGCCGAGACGCGTGGAATCCAACGGACATCCGAAAACACGGCGGTTCTTGGATCGAGCGATCTTGCCGCGATAACGACCGATCGTACAATGAATATGAACTTTAGCGTGTGTCGCAGCTTCCGCGTACAGCACAACACTACCGCGTTACGTAATCGTGATACGGTTGTATCGTGACGCCTCAAAAAACCCGCCAACTCGCGCGATTCCCCTGATGCAGCGTTCAACGCGCAAAACAAGGCGTTACGATACGAGGATGTTAAAATTCGTGTCTCGCGCGACCGCTAAAAACACGTGCGATCGTTTCATCCACGTGGGTAACGAACGAAGCTCGATAAAATACAGGCTGATCAAAAATTAGTAGCATAAATAGGGCCAAGGAATTCTATAACTCGAAATAAGAGAATCGACAAATTTTCTACCATTTCCACTGAAATGCAAAATACGGTGTGCAAGAGGTTCAACATAATTTATGAGACGAACATTTATACCTCCGATTTTTGGTCATTCGAACAACGAACAGTGAACCGACTATCTTATTTCCAAATCCGGTCGTAATCGAAACGAAATACATAGTATTTTATTCACATCCAGTTTCTGAAATAGCATACGGAATTGTTGGTTTATTTGCACAGCCGTGAAAATAGAGGCACGGTTTTATTCGAATTAATTCGTTCGAAGTAAACACATCCAGACCCCATGTATAATTTTAAACACTATTTTAAGTCGCGAACGGCAAAGTGAATGCAAATAAAAACGGTTTCGAATCTGCTTCGAAAATATAAACCAAAATACCATTCgtcgataattaaatatttttgttaattaaaTACTAATGAACCGTTGGGAACGCGACGATGTCGATTGCAAAAAAATTCGATTCGCTTTGTTGCTCGAAACCATGAATGTTAAAGAAGCCAATTTCGCACAGGAGCGAACTGATGACACGTTTCTGCCTGCAGAGCCGGAAGTGTCACGGTTAACGGAAACGAATTCCTTTTGGCGCCTCCAGTGTGCAAAATTGGGCGGAACGATTACGTCGCGTGTTCGGGAGCCGGTCCACCGTACTTTCTATACGGTATAATCATAATTAATGTAATGTGTCCAACATTTGATACAACTATTCCTACCAACATTCGGACAGCTGATTTGTGTACACTCGTACATGCTTTTATTATGATTACAAttcataatataaataatatcaaTCATTAATAGAATCAAAAATAATGTACATGCAAATAAACAATATTTGATCTATATCCACGCTCTTGTTTTACTGTAGATAATtagcaaatataattataatctatacTTATTATTTCCGGTAGATAAGTAACACCGTTTCCTTTTTCTTTGTGGCTACTTGTTGTATTATTTCATTTAAGAAAAAGCATATTGTTTAATGTGCCTGTGCTCTTTATACGTATGTATCTACATATGCATATTTTGTAAATACGCctttatatgtataaatatattctTTTGCTTATACCTCGGAAACCACATGTTTGGTTGCGACAATGACTGTGTAACGACTGGTGTCGATACGAATGAAAActtatctttaaaatattttcgactgCTGTAAAATAATTATACGTCTCCGATTCGTGATACGGTAGCAAAGTTAGGCTAAAATAAGTTTGACATGCCTGGTCTAACAGATCGGTGAACGACGATGTTGATCAACGTGAAACTCGTGACAATCTGTTCGTTTGCTCTAGCCAGAAAATTCACCTAAAATGGATTCTGTCCCCAAGTCGAGCACAAAACGGAGCAGCCACGCGATTTCGAAACGACACAGTTTAAACAGCTTCGCGTTCGCGAAGATATATTCGAGGCTACCGAACGCAATGAACCTAACCTGACTGACACTCGTCGGTGGAAATACCTCGAGGGTTGGTGAACGAGAACGAAAAATCGAACGGGGCGCGCATTTTCAACAAGCAACAGTTCCATTCGACTTGGATCGATCATGGACTGAGAAGTATGTCGCGTTAACAGAAAAATACGATCACTGGACAAGATATAGCGCATGAATCCTTCAGACATCAAAGTCACGGAAGACGAACAGTTTTTCTAATCGCGTACGTTCAATTGCACGCCACGTTATGATTCACTCCGGTCCGAAGAatcaagatttttttttttctgcaaAGTATTAGCGTCGCCTGTACGAATATGTCAGCAGGATGGATATAATCGCGGATCGTATGCACACGTATGCATTTATTAGGAACTTACAGCACGATCAGTGGCGGACAAGCGCACAGCACGTTCGGTATAGAGTACACCAGCAGAACATAATATACCCGTTCCAAGCATACACGTATTCATACGTTCTCATCGCACGCGTCGCGACGGAGCACGCAGACATCGACGACAACGAAGGCGACAACGGATAGGAGAGAGAGAAACAGAGGGCCAGCGAGCGACACACATATGTCGTTGTGTGGTACGCGTTAACACAAATACAGTGTGTGTAGCTAACCGCGCACTCGTGTAGACGCAAGTCGTGTAAAGAGGAGCGGAGCACATTCACATATAGAGAGAGACATACACAACCGACGGCAACCACGGCGCAACGAGGAGAGAGAGAGCACTCGTTGTTGTTTACGTTCTACATCTGAGCCGTAGAAAGTGCACAGAGGATACCACGACGTGTCCCTCTCAATGGCAAAGACCTACTGGGATTTCCTTACTCTGCTTGTGACGTCCGAAACCTCTCGCATGATAGCCTCAAACGCCGCTCTCTCCTGCGCTTCCTTCTGTTTGTGCAGCGCTATCTTGTCACTGAATTTCCGTGGATTCGCCATGATGGCTGGGGCACTAGATTTTCCCAACACTCGCGAGTTATCGTGCACCCACTACCGTACGCGCCTCTACCCCCGCTCGCGAGTTACCCTTTTCACCGATCGCACCAATAAGGGCTCGCTAAATTACACACCACGTTCGAACCCGTAACCTACTGCCTTCTGGATGGCACTGCCGATCACTGATACGCAAGATTATGCGGCGCAGCGCGCCACGCGCATCGCGCAGGAGCCGCTTTTCGCGGGCCCATTGGTTGCATTGCTCCCCCACCATTCTGTCGCACCCGCAATAAAAAGCCGACGACACTTTTCCGGGTGTTCCGAAAACCCAAGTTCTCTTGCCTCTTCGCAGACATTCTACTCGATAGATAACACAGATTAATACCTATGTTTTATAACTAACTTGTTATATGAGCGAAGAGAAAATAAATATCGTCTGCTTTTCATCTCGTCTATCGTTGTATATTTTTCACCGTTTTTCCCCTCATCTTTCCTACGATATGCATAAACAAACTTTTTCTTATACTGTTCCTTTTATATCTAATCCTAACAATGATCAATTATTTCTCAATAATTTCTCTTGGAgatgtaattaaaatattactttTTCTTGCAACTACAAAACTTTGAAATATTTGTACCCTTTTTGTTTATATTAACCGAGACGACGCTTAATTTAAATCAATTGTACGGTTCTTCTATATCGATTGAGAAGGAAATAGATGGATGCATGCATCATCGATGTATAATATGTCTGAAAGCACTACAATAAACTGCGAAATAAACTAtgcttattttacattttccttAGAGACATCAACGAATGTTTAAACAATGATGGAAGAATTTCCTTTTGTTTAAATATAACTGATACTTAACAAATaaaagtgaatatatttctCTGAAATTCGTTAAAAGATTTCCTactcgataaattttttatttaaaatataataaaaatttgaaatgcaataataataaaaatgacaAAATTCGACAAGGACGCCTATATTGAATGTTTACCATTAAATTTGTATAAAGAATTAATTAATGCATTAAACAAAGATGAAGCTTGGATGACATTGGCAAGTTATGTAGCTGAACAACTGCAATATCCATGGTAATAAGGAAATTGACGATTAAGCAGAGTAAGTAAATTGTATTGTAtattaattatcaatttttttcaaTAACTTGGAATACAGTACTTCATGGATAAAATCTTTGCAAGAAACAAAACAACCTCATGATTCTCCAGGACAGAGactactctttgaattaaacattaaaatgtGCACAGTAGAAATTTTACGTACAATGTTGGATGATTGTGGACTTACTAACATTCTTTCCATTATATCTGACCCAGGTATAATGATGCGCATTTATTTGTTCGTTCTTTAACAAATTGCatactttttatttataatcGTGTGTTTAGAACCTCTGAAAATTATTGTACATCCGATAGAGGAATTGCAAACCGATACTTTAACAATATCATTCGGCCGGCGTCTTCGCTTGTATTGTAAAGCAATTGGAATGCCACCACCAAGTTATGCATGGTATCACGAAGATACACAATTGCAAAATTGTACCTCTAGTGAActtgatattattattaatagcgCTTTTCAAGCAggaaaatataaatgtaaagTGTTCCAAATTAAAAATGATGGAATTCTTCTATCAACTTTGACTTCAAAAACTATAACTGTGCAAATTTTTCCCATACCTGTTACAATAGAAGAACAACCACAACCAATTTTAGAAGTAAAAAATCATGAAAGTTTTACACTTCACTGTAAAGCCAATAGCTATCCTAAACCATTTTATCAATGGTTTCATGATAATACAAAATTAGAGGGAGAAGTTTCTAATACGTTACATGTAAGAAAAATATTGTCCATTGTTTATGCTGTATTATTTGATATTGTCCTAAAGTATGTTATTTATAATTCCAGATAAAACAATTTAGTTCAAAACACGAAGGGAGATATTACTGTTATATTTATAATGACTTTAGTGAAGTATACACTCAAAGAGCTTGTGTAATGGTAATAATAGATATAAAGAATATTTCTTGTCACTACTTTATGACCATGTTTTAATTTTCTTGTTACATTATTCAATAGCTTGATCTTCCGCGATTAAAAGCAATCGCAAAAATAGCTTTAATTATTGCAAACGGTGAATACGATTATCACGAGTGTCTTTCAAATCCTAAAAATGATGCTGCTCACATTGGTAACCTCCTTAAAGAAATAGGATTTGAAGTAATCTGTCTCTTGAATTTGTCAATTACTCAAATGAGAACTGTGATCAAATTATTTAGCAAAGCCCTAGTTGAAGGTGTATATGGTAAGGTATTACAAAACACAAGATATAGAAGatgtacaatttaaaatataaacctTTCTTAtataggtttattttattttgctgGCCATGGTTTTAAGATGCAAGAGAGTTATATGCTTGCAATAGATGCTCCAGAAGCATACTTAAGAAGAGATGCAATATGTGAAAGTGAACTACTGGCTGCATTTCTTGAAAATGATCCTGAACTGTTAATTATTATCTTAGATATATGTCAAACTTTACCTTCTAAGCAAGTCTTTGATTATTTTACTTTCTCTATAGTCATTTCTCTTTGTAcctaattaataatatacattttcAGAAAATTTAATCCTGAAATTTACAACGAAGTGCCAACGATGAATGTATATAAAAGCAAGAAAAATCTTCGAAATTTAATTCAAGCATACTCCACGTCTAGCCATCAACCTAGTTATGAAAGAGAAAATAGTAAATATGGCTTATACGTGACACATCTtagtaaatatattaataaagatataccagtcacaaaattattcgaaaacgTAGGGAAGTGTAAGTGgttgaatttctaaatattgcaCGTGTATATTACTCTGTGGTAGTACAAACATTACATTTTAAGGTTATGTTTCTAGCAATTGATAGTTGTTTCAAAGGCAAAGAACGCAATCAAATTCCAATGTTTGCTTCGTCCATTACAAAACCATTTCGTCTTACAGATGCTActtataaaagtaatttttcttttcttgatATCATAATGTAGATCATTATTACTAGGGGTGTGCGAAAACCCGAAATATCGGGTCGGGTCGGGTCGGGAACACGAAATTTTTTCGAGATTGGGACGGGTACCCGAAACTTTTGAGATTTTCGAAATATTCGAGAGCTTGACCCGACCCCACTCGACCTCATCCCAATTCGTCCCGACCATCGAGTTCCCGATGTTTTCGGGTTATCGCATACCCctaattatttctattttagtTATTACTTTAAAGGAATTAAATCGTTACAGATAAACCTCCAGCTTCTATTAGTTACTTGAATGAACTTATatcattttcaacaaaaacATTAGATGTAACTTTTAAGCAAGCAAATATATGTACCAAAGTTACTATATCACTATTCATGGaaccttatttaaatttaataaaggtGAAACTGCTGGATTTGCAAAatgtagaaataaatttttttaattctgttCCTGCGAAACGAAATAATTTATATCACAAACAACATAAGAAAGAATGCTGGATTCACAATCCTCAAATTAACGATGTATGTACcctttttattttgaaaaacttTTATGGTTATGAAAATACTGTTATAATTTGAGATCTATTACAGGGACCAGTAGTTATCTCTATATCTAAACATGGAACTCCTATTGGTGCAACCTTACTACATATACAAGAATATATACCTTGTTTACTAAAAGTTATAAACTCTTGAATATAcatgttcatatttttattctgtagtttttaaaaaagaaaacagcACATGAAATTAAATGTGATATAGATAGtacatataaataaaatatttacatttgttTGATTCATATACGCATTTAACTTTTCAGTATGGAAGTGGACTACTTAGAAATGTGTTTTTTAAACGTTTGTGAAATATTCCTATTAAAAATATAAggcaattttgtaatttatgatatacaaataaaaattcatacagaattataaattttctttgATGCATAcactaaaaaaaatttattgcaaacaatttattattttacttaCATGGGTAAAATGGTTTACCATAGTTACTATCCATGAACCTCCTGCACCATTTACATAATTTCTTTGAAATGTATAATTGCAAACAATAGGATACCCTTGTCTCATCTGCATAGGCAATATACTCTGAAATACTTTCTCTATTTCATGTTTTGGAGAGTCATTAGTTGGTATATTTAATGGTATCATGTAAACACCAAAATACAATACttcaataataaaattgttatctGCAATAAATTTGCATGACATTAAAGGAATTAGAAAAGAAAACCATGGTATTACCAAATtgaaaatacatatttataaaaataatttatgctgtcaaaatttttaatataattaccTTTATCTTTATCTCTTTTGATACTTGTATTATAAGGAACAAGCTCCAGCATCCAATTTTCATGTACAGCTATTAAATTTCGTTGCTCTGGAGTCAAACGACTTACATTTTGCTTTAATATTTCTAATGTTTTGTCTTCTACAAGGCCATCTAGTTCTTCGTAATTTTCATTAGCCAATGCATGGGATACTATTTTTATCGCCTAAAAAATTACTGCAATCTATTTTATGTTGCAAATAAACCTATTTAAGATTATACATGTTTTTTATAAATTGTTTtgcattatttaatttttttaaaaataatattaacataTAATAATCCATTACTAAAgtctaataaaataaatataattataactaATTAGATAGCAACtaattgaaatataataaattgttaACAATATCATACTTGTTTTGCTCCTCTATGGAATTCTTGATAACTAAATTCCCTGTCAATGGTAAATGGCATATAAATTCTAAGGAAAAATTGGCTAGACCAAAGACTTAATGCAGGTTCTATATATATTGGAACATCCATCAAACgtggtaaattaattttttctttaggTGTACTTGCGAATGGTCGGTAACGTACTGGAGGATTCAAATTAATCGTATTCATACATTCGAATTCTGTCCAATAatgaattaatttctttttatcttGTTTCCTGCTACACATAAGAAGGGTTGTGAAGGATCGCATTTGCGTGTGAAATGCACATTTTTTGAATACCAAGGATAACATTTTGCCtctgtttaaattatatttcagtACAAACAAAGTGCATGCAACGCGATTTGTCTAACCTATACAAGCCGGTGAATTAATATTATGTTTCGTTTTATGTAATCATGTACGAAACTTAATAAACGTTAGTATAGTGTAATCATATAGTGTAATAAACTTGTAATGTTAAATTTTATGATTGTTTACACATTCATCACAACATCTTTGTACGTAGATTGATCGTGTAACAGTATAAAATTCTTTCTACGATCAGGATTATGTTGCCATCTAGTATGAATGATGTGAACATCCATAAGAAACTAGTTAAATTTTTTCATTACAAACATTATTTGGACAAAAACAAATATCTATACGTACCAATAGTCGTTCTTAAGAGCTGGTTCCAGTTTAGAACTTTCAAaaacttattttttttcacATTTATCACTTTTTTGACGTTCGAAGAGTATGTAGTTAAAAAGAAATGGGTATCTGGTAACATTGCACTGATCCCACTTTTCGGCGAGAGTATCCAGAGTATTTCAGAGTATTTCTTGACTGAAATTCACTTCTATTTGTCGTAAACTGTTCAAATTTAATATTACATTTAATTTATACGTACAAGATTATTTGATACTTGGTTTTacatttggtttaggtctgggttaggaacaTAGGTTTTACATTTGGGTTTTAAGGAACTATAAAGACTTTTGTAATTTTAACCTTAAGTTCTAATTATTCACAATGAAATTAACAAGTACTTTATTCGCAAGGATGGGTAATTTGTCCAAAAGATATTCGAATTTACCGGATCGTTACATAAAACGTGTAACCGAACAAGTACGGAGGTTTGGTTTGTATATACTATAATTGTTTATATTTTCTTCCTTTGCGTTTATACTTTATTCCACACGTAGGTATTTTGGAGAACACCTCGTGGAAAACCACAATACCTTCCGCGTAAAATAGAACGTAATCCTTACTTTTCCATTCATCGACCATGGACGTACGCTTTTCAAGCTCAAAACAAGTTTCGTAAAAGTCAGATTGTTACGCACGTTGAACCTATAAAGAATTGGAGTTACTTTCGCGGAGATCGTGTATGTTCTTTTTGATCGTATTTTTGTATAATGAACCACTATGTACTATTAAAATGTCACTCTTTCAGGTGGAACTATTATATGGTCCTGACAAAGGAAAACAGGGAATAGTGAGGGATATTATACAAGAGAGAAATTGGATTATTGTTGAAGGACTTAATACGAAGCTAGAATGTGTTGGTAAATCTAAAACTTTCCCAGGTGTTTATAATCGTATAGAGCAGCCTCTATTGGTTCCTTCGCAAGTCCAATTAGTGGATCCTGCTGATTTGTAAGATATATGCATTATAGAAAAAGATAGATATATTGTATGTAAACATGCAtgtgtatatttatatattttagaaaGGGTACAGAAATAGAATGGCGATATACAGAGGATGGTACCCACGTGAGAGTGTCTTGTAGAACTGGTAGAATAATTCCAATACCTCGTTCGCAcgatgaaacaatagattataaATCCCCTGATTTATATATAGAACAACCTAAGGATACTTCAGCAGATGATGTACAAGAGGTAACATTTGAGGTATGTAACTAGTATGACCTAATAAATACATATCATTTTTGGTAGCTTATTTTACTATATTGATACTCAGGCTAACTTGAAAACATTTGAAATGGATATTATGGATAAAATGGATATCAAAGAGGATCGTGTACCTAAAAAATATTACTGGTATTGATTCTGTTATATATGTAAATGAtagtttaataaaatttgtaatgttTATTAAGTATGTAGATATGTGTATTTTATTTTGCTGTTTTCCTTAAAAGTTCCTTTCATGGaggttaaatttttttttcttattattattcagatatttttaactattcGGATAATCGAAAAATTCGGACTCATACGTTCAGCTCTGATCCTTAATACTACGTATACGAGACCAGGCGTATCGTTCGCTGTATGTTAAAATTATAGCAATccggatttaaaaaaaaaaattccacacATCTCTGCAGTTCGATTGCATGATTTATTATCGAGAAAAGTTACATTGCAGCGTTTTCTATTC is from Colletes latitarsis isolate SP2378_abdomen chromosome 4, iyColLati1, whole genome shotgun sequence and encodes:
- the LOC143341247 gene encoding mucosa-associated lymphoid tissue lymphoma translocation protein 1 isoform X1; translation: MTKFDKDAYIECLPLNLYKELINALNKDEAWMTLASYVAEQLQYPCTSWIKSLQETKQPHDSPGQRLLFELNIKMCTVEILRTMLDDCGLTNILSIISDPEPLKIIVHPIEELQTDTLTISFGRRLRLYCKAIGMPPPSYAWYHEDTQLQNCTSSELDIIINSAFQAGKYKCKVFQIKNDGILLSTLTSKTITVQIFPIPVTIEEQPQPILEVKNHESFTLHCKANSYPKPFYQWFHDNTKLEGEVSNTLHIKQFSSKHEGRYYCYIYNDFSEVYTQRACVMLDLPRLKAIAKIALIIANGEYDYHECLSNPKNDAAHIGNLLKEIGFEVICLLNLSITQMRTVIKLFSKALVEGVYGLFYFAGHGFKMQESYMLAIDAPEAYLRRDAICESELLAAFLENDPELLIIILDICQTLPSKKFNPEIYNEVPTMNVYKSKKNLRNLIQAYSTSSHQPSYERENSKYGLYVTHLSKYINKDIPVTKLFENVGKSIDSCFKGKERNQIPMFASSITKPFRLTDATYKNKPPASISYLNELISFSTKTLDVTFKQANICTKVTISLFMEPYLNLIKVKLLDLQNVEINFFNSVPAKRNNLYHKQHKKECWIHNPQINDGPVVISISKHGTPIGATLLHIQEYIPCLLKVINS
- the LOC143341247 gene encoding mucosa-associated lymphoid tissue lymphoma translocation protein 1 isoform X4, whose protein sequence is MTKFDKDAYIECLPLNLYKELINALNKDEAWMTLASYVAEQLQYPCTSWIKSLQETKQPHDSPGQRLLFELNIKMCTVEILRTMLDDCGLTNILSIISDPEPLKIIVHPIEELQTDTLTISFGRRLRLYCKAIGMPPPSYAWYHEDTQLQNCTSSELDIIINSAFQAGKYKCKVFQIKNDGILLSTLTSKTITVQIFPIPVTIEEQPQPILEVKNHESFTLHCKANSYPKPFYQWFHDNTKLEGEVSNTLHIKQFSSKHEGRYYCYIYNDFSEVYTQRACVMLDLPRLKAIAKIALIIANGEYDYHECLSNPKNDAAHIGNLLKEIGFEVICLLNLSITQMRTVIKLFSKALVEGVYGLFYFAGHGFKMQESYMLAIDAPEAYLRRDAICESELLAAFLENDPELLIIILDICQTLPSKKFNPEIYNEVPTMNVYKSKKNLRNLIQAYSTSSHQPSYERENSKYGLYVTHLSKYINKDIPVTKLFENVGKSIDSCFKGKERNQIPMFASSITKPFRLTDATYKRIKSLQINLQLLLVT
- the LOC143341247 gene encoding mucosa-associated lymphoid tissue lymphoma translocation protein 1 isoform X2, whose protein sequence is MVIRKLTIKQKTKQPHDSPGQRLLFELNIKMCTVEILRTMLDDCGLTNILSIISDPEPLKIIVHPIEELQTDTLTISFGRRLRLYCKAIGMPPPSYAWYHEDTQLQNCTSSELDIIINSAFQAGKYKCKVFQIKNDGILLSTLTSKTITVQIFPIPVTIEEQPQPILEVKNHESFTLHCKANSYPKPFYQWFHDNTKLEGEVSNTLHIKQFSSKHEGRYYCYIYNDFSEVYTQRACVMLDLPRLKAIAKIALIIANGEYDYHECLSNPKNDAAHIGNLLKEIGFEVICLLNLSITQMRTVIKLFSKALVEGVYGLFYFAGHGFKMQESYMLAIDAPEAYLRRDAICESELLAAFLENDPELLIIILDICQTLPSKKFNPEIYNEVPTMNVYKSKKNLRNLIQAYSTSSHQPSYERENSKYGLYVTHLSKYINKDIPVTKLFENVGKSIDSCFKGKERNQIPMFASSITKPFRLTDATYKNKPPASISYLNELISFSTKTLDVTFKQANICTKVTISLFMEPYLNLIKVKLLDLQNVEINFFNSVPAKRNNLYHKQHKKECWIHNPQINDGPVVISISKHGTPIGATLLHIQEYIPCLLKVINS
- the LOC143341247 gene encoding mucosa-associated lymphoid tissue lymphoma translocation protein 1 isoform X3, whose protein sequence is MVIRKLTIKQRQRLLFELNIKMCTVEILRTMLDDCGLTNILSIISDPEPLKIIVHPIEELQTDTLTISFGRRLRLYCKAIGMPPPSYAWYHEDTQLQNCTSSELDIIINSAFQAGKYKCKVFQIKNDGILLSTLTSKTITVQIFPIPVTIEEQPQPILEVKNHESFTLHCKANSYPKPFYQWFHDNTKLEGEVSNTLHIKQFSSKHEGRYYCYIYNDFSEVYTQRACVMLDLPRLKAIAKIALIIANGEYDYHECLSNPKNDAAHIGNLLKEIGFEVICLLNLSITQMRTVIKLFSKALVEGVYGLFYFAGHGFKMQESYMLAIDAPEAYLRRDAICESELLAAFLENDPELLIIILDICQTLPSKKFNPEIYNEVPTMNVYKSKKNLRNLIQAYSTSSHQPSYERENSKYGLYVTHLSKYINKDIPVTKLFENVGKSIDSCFKGKERNQIPMFASSITKPFRLTDATYKNKPPASISYLNELISFSTKTLDVTFKQANICTKVTISLFMEPYLNLIKVKLLDLQNVEINFFNSVPAKRNNLYHKQHKKECWIHNPQINDGPVVISISKHGTPIGATLLHIQEYIPCLLKVINS
- the LOC143341264 gene encoding m-AAA protease-interacting protein 1, mitochondrial isoform X2, whose translation is MLSLVFKKCAFHTQMRSFTTLLMCSRKQDKKKLIHYWTEFECMNTINLNPPVRYRPFASTPKEKINLPRLMDVPIYIEPALSLWSSQFFLRIYMPFTIDREFSYQEFHRGAKQAIKIVSHALANENYEELDGLVEDKTLEILKQNVSRLTPEQRNLIAVHENWMLELVPYNTSIKRDKDKDNNFIIEVLYFGVYMIPLNIPTNDSPKHEIEKVFQSILPMQMRQGYPIVCNYTFQRNYVNGAGGSWIVTMVNHFTHEYFTNV
- the LOC143341264 gene encoding m-AAA protease-interacting protein 1, mitochondrial isoform X1, translating into MLSLVFKKCAFHTQMRSFTTLLMCSRKQDKKKLIHYWTEFECMNTINLNPPVRYRPFASTPKEKINLPRLMDVPIYIEPALSLWSSQFFLRIYMPFTIDREFSYQEFHRGAKQAIKIVSHALANENYEELDGLVEDKTLEILKQNVSRLTPEQRNLIAVHENWMLELVPYNTSIKRDKDKDNNFIIEVLYFGVYMIPLNIPTNDSPKHEIEKVFQSILPMQMRQGYPIVCNYTFQRNYVNGAGGSWIVTMVNHFTHVSKIINCLQ
- the Mrpl24 gene encoding mitochondrial ribosomal protein L24 codes for the protein MKLTSTLFARMGNLSKRYSNLPDRYIKRVTEQVFWRTPRGKPQYLPRKIERNPYFSIHRPWTYAFQAQNKFRKSQIVTHVEPIKNWSYFRGDRVELLYGPDKGKQGIVRDIIQERNWIIVEGLNTKLECVGKSKTFPGVYNRIEQPLLVPSQVQLVDPADLKGTEIEWRYTEDGTHVRVSCRTGRIIPIPRSHDETIDYKSPDLYIEQPKDTSADDVQEVTFEANLKTFEMDIMDKMDIKEDRVPKKYYWY